Proteins found in one Neodiprion lecontei isolate iyNeoLeco1 chromosome 6, iyNeoLeco1.1, whole genome shotgun sequence genomic segment:
- the LOC107226759 gene encoding exportin-7 isoform X2: MADEQEVRQLELLCKQLYESHDSGHRAEAEKALVGFQNAPDTLTKCQLLLDRGDSAYAQLLAATTLAKLVSRPSQGLSLQHRLDIRNYVLNYLATQPKLPNFVIQALVTLFARISKLGWFDSDKEEYVFRNVVTDITKFLQGSVEHCMIGVQLLSQLTCEMNQISEVDVNRSFTKHRKIASSFRDSQLFEIFRLSCSLLSTARENCKSLNFSDEAQHGLMTQLLRLAQNCLTFDFIGTSTDESSDDLCTVQIPTSWRPAFLDFTTLKLFFDLYHSLPNTLSSLALSCLVQIASVRRSLFSNTERAKFLTHLVNGVKHILQNPQGLSDPENYHEFCRLLARLKSNYQLGELVMVENYPEAIQLIAKFTVQSLQMWQFAPNSVHYLLSLWQRMVASVPYVKATEPHLLETYTPEVSNAYITSRLESVAVVVREGLEDPLDDLGMVQQQLEQLSVIGRCEYQKTCTLLVQLFDQAARTYQELMAQTASPAQQIEITIQEGQLTWLVYIIGIGSAIGGRVSFHSNDEHDAMDGELVCRVLQLMNLTDSRLAQGGCEKLELAMLSFFEQFRKIYVGDQVQKNSKVYRRLSDVLGLNDEAMVLSVFIRKIITNLKYWGRSEQIISKTLQLLNDLSVGYSCVRKLVKLEEVQFMLNNHTSEHFPFLGNSVAVSEMRCRSMFYTSLGRLLMVDLGEDEERFHTFMLPLTAALESLGRLMGAADTPLFAAEEAKKALIGLARDLRGLAYAFNTKPSYMMLFDWIYPNYTPILLHAVELWHHEPQVTTPVLKLFAELVQNRTQRLQFDVSSPNGILLFREASKVICSYGNHILNVEVPKDQIYPLKLKGISICFSMLKAALCGSYVNFGVFRLYGDEALDNALNTFVKLLLSIPQSDLLDYPKLSATYYVLLECLAQDHMAFLSTLEPRVFLYILSSISEGLTALGALKDSYTDTMVCTGCCATLDHIVSYLFKQLYQKAGVYPGKKSASVPGGGELFLQVLEQHPGILQQILSTVLNVIMFEDCRNQWSMSRPLLGLILLNEEYFNQLRQNIIRSQPVDKQGAMAQWFENLMDGIERNLLTKNRDRFTQNLSMFRRDINDFLKGPNMSANSVSDMMTS, from the exons ATGGCGGATGAACAG GAAGTACGGCAGCTGGAGTTGCTGTGCAAACAGCTGTACGAGTCCCACGACTCGGGACATCGTGCAGAGGCAGAAAAGGCTTTAGTCGGTTTTCAAAACGCGCCCGATACCTTGACTAAGTGTCAGCTGCTCCTAGATCGCGGGGATTCAGCCTATGCTCAATTATTGGCTGCTACGACTCTGGCTAAATTGGTATCGCGACCGTCGCAGGGGCTCAGTTTGCAGCACAGACTGGACATAC GAAATTATGTTCTCAACTACTTGGCAACCCAACCCAAGCTACCTAATTTTGTTATACAAGCTCTGGTAACCCTGTTTGCCAGGATATCAAAGCTCGGATGGTTTGACTCTGATAAAGAGGAATATGTGTTTAGGAATGTTGTTACtgatattacaaaatttctcCAG GGGTCAGTAGAGCATTGTATGATAGGAGTGCAGCTGCTTTCGCAGTTGACATGTGAAATGAATCAAATATCCGAAGTAGATGTGAATCGGTCATTTACAAAACATCGTAAAATAGCCAGCAGCTTCAGAGATTCTCAGCTATTTGAAATCTTCCGGCTCTCCTGCTCATTACTGAGCACTGCccgtgaaaattgtaaaagtttgaatttcagtGATGAAGCACAG CACGGTTTGATGACACAACTTCTAAGGCTTGCACAGAATTGCTTGACGTTCGATTTTATCGGAACATCAACCGACGAAAGTtccgatgatctttgtactgTTCAAATACCGACCAGTTGGAGGCCAGCGTTTTTAGATTTCACGACATTAAAGTTATTTTTTGATCTCTACCACAGTCTACCCAACACTTTATCTTCGCTGGCACTTTCGTGCCTGGTACAAATAGCATCGGTGAGAAGGAGTCTGTTCTCAAACACCGAGAGAGCCAAGTTCTTGACGCATCTGGTAAATGGAGTGAAgcatattttacaaaatccaCAGGGATTGAGTGACCCAGAAAACTATCACGAATTCTGTAGATTACTAGCCCGTTTGAAAAGCAACTATCAACTCGGAGAATTGGTAATGGTAGAGAACTACCCAGAAGCTATACAACTGATAGCTAAGTTTACCGTACAAAGCCTGCAAATGTGGCAATTCGCACCTAACAGTGTTCACTATCTTTTGAGTCTTTGGCAAAGAATGGTAGCTTCGGTACCTTATGTCAAAGCGACGGAACCTCACCTGCTAGAAACCTACACTCCAGAAGTCTCAAACGCTTACATCACCTCGAGATTAGAATCTGTAGCCGTAGTAGTAAGAGAAGGATTAGAGGATCCGCTCGATGATTTAGGAATGGTGCAGCAGCAGCTCGAGCAATTATCTGTAATCGGGAGATGTGAATACCAAAAGACCTGCACCCTTTTGGTCCAGTTGTTCGATCAAGCAGCAAGAACCTATCAAGAACTCATGGCTCAAACAGCTTCGCCTGCTCAACAGATTGAGATCACGATACAAGAGGGACAGCTCACGTGGCTTGTCTATATTATCG GTATAGGTAGTGCTATTGGAGGACGGGTGTCATTCCACAGTAACGATGAACATGACGCAATGGATGGAGAACTGGTATGCAGAGTTCTTCAGCTCATGAACTTGACCGATTCTAGACTGGCGCAGGGTGGCTGCGAAAAACTAGAGCTAGCTATGCTCAGTTTCTTTGAACAgtttagaaaaatatacgtaggTGATCAAGTAcagaaaaattccaaagtttaTAGAAGACTGTCAGATGTTTTGGGGCTTAATGACGAGGCCATGGTTCTTAGtgtattcattagaaaaat AATAACAAATTTAAAGTACTGGGGACGAAgtgaacaaattatttctaagACCTTGCAGCTTCTTAACGACCTCTCGGTAGGATACAGTTGTGTAAGGAAACTGGTTAAATTAGAAGAGGTTCAATTTATGCTGAATAATCACACG AGTgaacattttccatttttaggAAACAGTGTCGCTGTTTCTGAAATGCGATGTAGATCAATGTTTTACACTTCCCTTGGTAGATTGCTAATGGTCGATCTGGGAGAGGATGAAGAAAGGTTTCATACTTTCATGCTACCACTCACAG CTGCACTTGAGAGCCTCGGTCGACTCATGGGTGCTGCAGACACTCCATTATTTGCTGCTGAGGAAGCCAAAAAGGCACTAATTGGGCTCGCCAGAGATCTTCGGGGTCTTGCTTATGCCTTCAACACAAAACCTTCGTACATGATGTTATTTGATTGGAT TTATCCGAATTACACACCAATATTACTACATGCAGTAGAGTTATGGCATCACGAACCACAAGTGACCACGCCGGTCCTGAAGCTGTTTGCTGAGTTAGTACAAAACAGAACCCAGCGACTACAGTTTGATGTATCGTCGCCAAATGGTATATTGCTTTTCCGTGAAGCTAGCAAAGTTATATGTAGTTACGGTAACCACATATTGAATGTCGAAGTACCAAAAGATCAGATTTACCCGTTGAAGCTCAAAGGAATAAGTATTTGCTTCAGTATGCTGAAAGCAGCTTTGTGTGGAAGTTACGTTAACTTCGGGGTGTTTAGATTGTACGGCGACGAAGCCCTTGACAATGCCCTCAATACATTCGTCAAACTATTACTTAGCATACCGCAAAGCGATTTGTTG GACTACCCTAAACTATCGGCTACATATTATGTGCTCCTCGAATGCCTAGCGCAGGATCATATGGCTTTTTTGTCAACACTGGAGCCCAGGGTATTCCTGTACATCTTATCATCGATCAGCGAAGGCCTTACGGCACTAGGTGCGCTAAAAGACTCCTACACAG ACACTATGGTTTGCACTGGTTGCTGCGCAACGCTAGATCACATTGTGTCATACTTGTTCAAACAGCTGTATCAAAAAG CCGGCGTTTACCCTGGGAAAAAAAGTGCCTCGGTACCAGGTGGGGGCGAATTGTTTTTACAAGTTTTGGAACAGCACCCCGGAATTCTTCAGCAAATACTGAGCACAGTATTGAACGTTATAATGTTTGAAGATTGTAGAAACCAATGGAGTATGTCCAGACCCCTCTTGGGTTTAATACTCTTAAACGAAGAG TATTTCAACCAATTGCGACAGAACATAATTAGGAGTCAACCGGTTGACAAACAAGGTGCCATGGCGCAGTGGTTCGAAAACCTAATGGATGGTATCGAGAGAAATCTACTGACCAAAAATAGAGACAG GTTTACACAGAATCTATCAATGTTCAGGAGAGATATAAACGACTTTCTCAAGGGTCCCAATATGTCTGCAAATTCAGTCAGTGATATGATGACTTCGTAG
- the LOC107226759 gene encoding exportin-7 isoform X3 has translation MADEQEVRQLELLCKQLYESHDSGHRAEAEKALVGFQNAPDTLTKCQLLLDRGDSAYAQLLAATTLAKLVSRPSQGLSLQHRLDIRNYVLNYLATQPKLPNFVIQALVTLFARISKLGWFDSDKEEYVFRNVVTDITKFLQGSVEHCMIGVQLLSQLTCEMNQISEVDVNRSFTKHRKIASSFRDSQLFEIFRLSCSLLSTARENCKSLNFSDEAQHGLMTQLLRLAQNCLTFDFIGTSTDESSDDLCTVQIPTSWRPAFLDFTTLKLFFDLYHSLPNTLSSLALSCLVQIASVRRSLFSNTERAKFLTHLVNGVKHILQNPQGLSDPENYHEFCRLLARLKSNYQLGELVMVENYPEAIQLIAKFTVQSLQMWQFAPNSVHYLLSLWQRMVASVPYVKATEPHLLETYTPEVSNAYITSRLESVAVVVREGLEDPLDDLGMVQQQLEQLSVIGRCEYQKTCTLLVQLFDQAARTYQELMAQTASPAQQIEITIQEGQLTWLVYIIGSAIGGRVSFHSNDEHDAMDGELVCRVLQLMNLTDSRLAQGGCEKLELAMLSFFEQFRKIYVGDQVQKNSKVYRRLSDVLGLNDEAMVLSVFIRKIITNLKYWGRSEQIISKTLQLLNDLSVGYSCVRKLVKLEEVQFMLNNHTSEHFPFLGNSVAVSEMRCRSMFYTSLGRLLMVDLGEDEERFHTFMLPLTAALESLGRLMGAADTPLFAAEEAKKALIGLARDLRGLAYAFNTKPSYMMLFDWIYPNYTPILLHAVELWHHEPQVTTPVLKLFAELVQNRTQRLQFDVSSPNGILLFREASKVICSYGNHILNVEVPKDQIYPLKLKGISICFSMLKAALCGSYVNFGVFRLYGDEALDNALNTFVKLLLSIPQSDLLDYPKLSATYYVLLECLAQDHMAFLSTLEPRVFLYILSSISEGLTALGALKDSYTDTMVCTGCCATLDHIVSYLFKQLYQKAGVYPGKKSASVPGGGELFLQVLEQHPGILQQILSTVLNVIMFEDCRNQWSMSRPLLGLILLNEEYFNQLRQNIIRSQPVDKQGAMAQWFENLMDGIERNLLTKNRDRFTQNLSMFRRDINDFLKGPNMSANSVSDMMTS, from the exons ATGGCGGATGAACAG GAAGTACGGCAGCTGGAGTTGCTGTGCAAACAGCTGTACGAGTCCCACGACTCGGGACATCGTGCAGAGGCAGAAAAGGCTTTAGTCGGTTTTCAAAACGCGCCCGATACCTTGACTAAGTGTCAGCTGCTCCTAGATCGCGGGGATTCAGCCTATGCTCAATTATTGGCTGCTACGACTCTGGCTAAATTGGTATCGCGACCGTCGCAGGGGCTCAGTTTGCAGCACAGACTGGACATAC GAAATTATGTTCTCAACTACTTGGCAACCCAACCCAAGCTACCTAATTTTGTTATACAAGCTCTGGTAACCCTGTTTGCCAGGATATCAAAGCTCGGATGGTTTGACTCTGATAAAGAGGAATATGTGTTTAGGAATGTTGTTACtgatattacaaaatttctcCAG GGGTCAGTAGAGCATTGTATGATAGGAGTGCAGCTGCTTTCGCAGTTGACATGTGAAATGAATCAAATATCCGAAGTAGATGTGAATCGGTCATTTACAAAACATCGTAAAATAGCCAGCAGCTTCAGAGATTCTCAGCTATTTGAAATCTTCCGGCTCTCCTGCTCATTACTGAGCACTGCccgtgaaaattgtaaaagtttgaatttcagtGATGAAGCACAG CACGGTTTGATGACACAACTTCTAAGGCTTGCACAGAATTGCTTGACGTTCGATTTTATCGGAACATCAACCGACGAAAGTtccgatgatctttgtactgTTCAAATACCGACCAGTTGGAGGCCAGCGTTTTTAGATTTCACGACATTAAAGTTATTTTTTGATCTCTACCACAGTCTACCCAACACTTTATCTTCGCTGGCACTTTCGTGCCTGGTACAAATAGCATCGGTGAGAAGGAGTCTGTTCTCAAACACCGAGAGAGCCAAGTTCTTGACGCATCTGGTAAATGGAGTGAAgcatattttacaaaatccaCAGGGATTGAGTGACCCAGAAAACTATCACGAATTCTGTAGATTACTAGCCCGTTTGAAAAGCAACTATCAACTCGGAGAATTGGTAATGGTAGAGAACTACCCAGAAGCTATACAACTGATAGCTAAGTTTACCGTACAAAGCCTGCAAATGTGGCAATTCGCACCTAACAGTGTTCACTATCTTTTGAGTCTTTGGCAAAGAATGGTAGCTTCGGTACCTTATGTCAAAGCGACGGAACCTCACCTGCTAGAAACCTACACTCCAGAAGTCTCAAACGCTTACATCACCTCGAGATTAGAATCTGTAGCCGTAGTAGTAAGAGAAGGATTAGAGGATCCGCTCGATGATTTAGGAATGGTGCAGCAGCAGCTCGAGCAATTATCTGTAATCGGGAGATGTGAATACCAAAAGACCTGCACCCTTTTGGTCCAGTTGTTCGATCAAGCAGCAAGAACCTATCAAGAACTCATGGCTCAAACAGCTTCGCCTGCTCAACAGATTGAGATCACGATACAAGAGGGACAGCTCACGTGGCTTGTCTATATTATCG GTAGTGCTATTGGAGGACGGGTGTCATTCCACAGTAACGATGAACATGACGCAATGGATGGAGAACTGGTATGCAGAGTTCTTCAGCTCATGAACTTGACCGATTCTAGACTGGCGCAGGGTGGCTGCGAAAAACTAGAGCTAGCTATGCTCAGTTTCTTTGAACAgtttagaaaaatatacgtaggTGATCAAGTAcagaaaaattccaaagtttaTAGAAGACTGTCAGATGTTTTGGGGCTTAATGACGAGGCCATGGTTCTTAGtgtattcattagaaaaat AATAACAAATTTAAAGTACTGGGGACGAAgtgaacaaattatttctaagACCTTGCAGCTTCTTAACGACCTCTCGGTAGGATACAGTTGTGTAAGGAAACTGGTTAAATTAGAAGAGGTTCAATTTATGCTGAATAATCACACG AGTgaacattttccatttttaggAAACAGTGTCGCTGTTTCTGAAATGCGATGTAGATCAATGTTTTACACTTCCCTTGGTAGATTGCTAATGGTCGATCTGGGAGAGGATGAAGAAAGGTTTCATACTTTCATGCTACCACTCACAG CTGCACTTGAGAGCCTCGGTCGACTCATGGGTGCTGCAGACACTCCATTATTTGCTGCTGAGGAAGCCAAAAAGGCACTAATTGGGCTCGCCAGAGATCTTCGGGGTCTTGCTTATGCCTTCAACACAAAACCTTCGTACATGATGTTATTTGATTGGAT TTATCCGAATTACACACCAATATTACTACATGCAGTAGAGTTATGGCATCACGAACCACAAGTGACCACGCCGGTCCTGAAGCTGTTTGCTGAGTTAGTACAAAACAGAACCCAGCGACTACAGTTTGATGTATCGTCGCCAAATGGTATATTGCTTTTCCGTGAAGCTAGCAAAGTTATATGTAGTTACGGTAACCACATATTGAATGTCGAAGTACCAAAAGATCAGATTTACCCGTTGAAGCTCAAAGGAATAAGTATTTGCTTCAGTATGCTGAAAGCAGCTTTGTGTGGAAGTTACGTTAACTTCGGGGTGTTTAGATTGTACGGCGACGAAGCCCTTGACAATGCCCTCAATACATTCGTCAAACTATTACTTAGCATACCGCAAAGCGATTTGTTG GACTACCCTAAACTATCGGCTACATATTATGTGCTCCTCGAATGCCTAGCGCAGGATCATATGGCTTTTTTGTCAACACTGGAGCCCAGGGTATTCCTGTACATCTTATCATCGATCAGCGAAGGCCTTACGGCACTAGGTGCGCTAAAAGACTCCTACACAG ACACTATGGTTTGCACTGGTTGCTGCGCAACGCTAGATCACATTGTGTCATACTTGTTCAAACAGCTGTATCAAAAAG CCGGCGTTTACCCTGGGAAAAAAAGTGCCTCGGTACCAGGTGGGGGCGAATTGTTTTTACAAGTTTTGGAACAGCACCCCGGAATTCTTCAGCAAATACTGAGCACAGTATTGAACGTTATAATGTTTGAAGATTGTAGAAACCAATGGAGTATGTCCAGACCCCTCTTGGGTTTAATACTCTTAAACGAAGAG TATTTCAACCAATTGCGACAGAACATAATTAGGAGTCAACCGGTTGACAAACAAGGTGCCATGGCGCAGTGGTTCGAAAACCTAATGGATGGTATCGAGAGAAATCTACTGACCAAAAATAGAGACAG GTTTACACAGAATCTATCAATGTTCAGGAGAGATATAAACGACTTTCTCAAGGGTCCCAATATGTCTGCAAATTCAGTCAGTGATATGATGACTTCGTAG
- the LOC107226759 gene encoding exportin-7 isoform X5 yields the protein MADEQEVRQLELLCKQLYESHDSGHRAEAEKALVGFQNAPDTLTKCQLLLDRGDSAYAQLLAATTLAKLVSRPSQGLSLQHRLDIRNYVLNYLATQPKLPNFVIQALVTLFARISKLGWFDSDKEEYVFRNVVTDITKFLQGSVEHCMIGVQLLSQLTCEMNQISEVDVNRSFTKHRKIASSFRDSQLFEIFRLSCSLLSTARENCKSLNFSDEAQHGLMTQLLRLAQNCLTFDFIGTSTDESSDDLCTVQIPTSWRPAFLDFTTLKLFFDLYHSLPNTLSSLALSCLVQIASVRRSLFSNTERAKFLTHLVNGVKHILQNPQGLSDPENYHEFCRLLARLKSNYQLGELVMVENYPEAIQLIAKFTVQSLQMWQFAPNSVHYLLSLWQRMVASVPYVKATEPHLLETYTPEVSNAYITSRLESVAVVVREGLEDPLDDLGMVQQQLEQLSVIGRCEYQKTCTLLVQLFDQAARTYQELMAQTASPAQQIEITIQEGQLTWLVYIIGSAIGGRVSFHSNDEHDAMDGELVCRVLQLMNLTDSRLAQGGCEKLELAMLSFFEQFRKIYVGDQVQKNSKVYRRLSDVLGLNDEAMVLSVFIRKIITNLKYWGRSEQIISKTLQLLNDLSVGYSCVRKLVKLEEVQFMLNNHTSEHFPFLGNSVAVSEMRCRSMFYTSLGRLLMVDLGEDEERFHTFMLPLTAALESLGRLMGAADTPLFAAEEAKKALIGLARDLRGLAYAFNTKPSYMMLFDWIYPNYTPILLHAVELWHHEPQVTTPVLKLFAELVQNRTQRLQFDVSSPNGILLFREASKVICSYGNHILNVEVPKDQIYPLKLKGISICFSMLKAALCGSYVNFGVFRLYGDEALDNALNTFVKLLLSIPQSDLLDYPKLSATYYVLLECLAQDHMAFLSTLEPRVFLYILSSISEGLTALDTMVCTGCCATLDHIVSYLFKQLYQKAGVYPGKKSASVPGGGELFLQVLEQHPGILQQILSTVLNVIMFEDCRNQWSMSRPLLGLILLNEEYFNQLRQNIIRSQPVDKQGAMAQWFENLMDGIERNLLTKNRDRFTQNLSMFRRDINDFLKGPNMSANSVSDMMTS from the exons ATGGCGGATGAACAG GAAGTACGGCAGCTGGAGTTGCTGTGCAAACAGCTGTACGAGTCCCACGACTCGGGACATCGTGCAGAGGCAGAAAAGGCTTTAGTCGGTTTTCAAAACGCGCCCGATACCTTGACTAAGTGTCAGCTGCTCCTAGATCGCGGGGATTCAGCCTATGCTCAATTATTGGCTGCTACGACTCTGGCTAAATTGGTATCGCGACCGTCGCAGGGGCTCAGTTTGCAGCACAGACTGGACATAC GAAATTATGTTCTCAACTACTTGGCAACCCAACCCAAGCTACCTAATTTTGTTATACAAGCTCTGGTAACCCTGTTTGCCAGGATATCAAAGCTCGGATGGTTTGACTCTGATAAAGAGGAATATGTGTTTAGGAATGTTGTTACtgatattacaaaatttctcCAG GGGTCAGTAGAGCATTGTATGATAGGAGTGCAGCTGCTTTCGCAGTTGACATGTGAAATGAATCAAATATCCGAAGTAGATGTGAATCGGTCATTTACAAAACATCGTAAAATAGCCAGCAGCTTCAGAGATTCTCAGCTATTTGAAATCTTCCGGCTCTCCTGCTCATTACTGAGCACTGCccgtgaaaattgtaaaagtttgaatttcagtGATGAAGCACAG CACGGTTTGATGACACAACTTCTAAGGCTTGCACAGAATTGCTTGACGTTCGATTTTATCGGAACATCAACCGACGAAAGTtccgatgatctttgtactgTTCAAATACCGACCAGTTGGAGGCCAGCGTTTTTAGATTTCACGACATTAAAGTTATTTTTTGATCTCTACCACAGTCTACCCAACACTTTATCTTCGCTGGCACTTTCGTGCCTGGTACAAATAGCATCGGTGAGAAGGAGTCTGTTCTCAAACACCGAGAGAGCCAAGTTCTTGACGCATCTGGTAAATGGAGTGAAgcatattttacaaaatccaCAGGGATTGAGTGACCCAGAAAACTATCACGAATTCTGTAGATTACTAGCCCGTTTGAAAAGCAACTATCAACTCGGAGAATTGGTAATGGTAGAGAACTACCCAGAAGCTATACAACTGATAGCTAAGTTTACCGTACAAAGCCTGCAAATGTGGCAATTCGCACCTAACAGTGTTCACTATCTTTTGAGTCTTTGGCAAAGAATGGTAGCTTCGGTACCTTATGTCAAAGCGACGGAACCTCACCTGCTAGAAACCTACACTCCAGAAGTCTCAAACGCTTACATCACCTCGAGATTAGAATCTGTAGCCGTAGTAGTAAGAGAAGGATTAGAGGATCCGCTCGATGATTTAGGAATGGTGCAGCAGCAGCTCGAGCAATTATCTGTAATCGGGAGATGTGAATACCAAAAGACCTGCACCCTTTTGGTCCAGTTGTTCGATCAAGCAGCAAGAACCTATCAAGAACTCATGGCTCAAACAGCTTCGCCTGCTCAACAGATTGAGATCACGATACAAGAGGGACAGCTCACGTGGCTTGTCTATATTATCG GTAGTGCTATTGGAGGACGGGTGTCATTCCACAGTAACGATGAACATGACGCAATGGATGGAGAACTGGTATGCAGAGTTCTTCAGCTCATGAACTTGACCGATTCTAGACTGGCGCAGGGTGGCTGCGAAAAACTAGAGCTAGCTATGCTCAGTTTCTTTGAACAgtttagaaaaatatacgtaggTGATCAAGTAcagaaaaattccaaagtttaTAGAAGACTGTCAGATGTTTTGGGGCTTAATGACGAGGCCATGGTTCTTAGtgtattcattagaaaaat AATAACAAATTTAAAGTACTGGGGACGAAgtgaacaaattatttctaagACCTTGCAGCTTCTTAACGACCTCTCGGTAGGATACAGTTGTGTAAGGAAACTGGTTAAATTAGAAGAGGTTCAATTTATGCTGAATAATCACACG AGTgaacattttccatttttaggAAACAGTGTCGCTGTTTCTGAAATGCGATGTAGATCAATGTTTTACACTTCCCTTGGTAGATTGCTAATGGTCGATCTGGGAGAGGATGAAGAAAGGTTTCATACTTTCATGCTACCACTCACAG CTGCACTTGAGAGCCTCGGTCGACTCATGGGTGCTGCAGACACTCCATTATTTGCTGCTGAGGAAGCCAAAAAGGCACTAATTGGGCTCGCCAGAGATCTTCGGGGTCTTGCTTATGCCTTCAACACAAAACCTTCGTACATGATGTTATTTGATTGGAT TTATCCGAATTACACACCAATATTACTACATGCAGTAGAGTTATGGCATCACGAACCACAAGTGACCACGCCGGTCCTGAAGCTGTTTGCTGAGTTAGTACAAAACAGAACCCAGCGACTACAGTTTGATGTATCGTCGCCAAATGGTATATTGCTTTTCCGTGAAGCTAGCAAAGTTATATGTAGTTACGGTAACCACATATTGAATGTCGAAGTACCAAAAGATCAGATTTACCCGTTGAAGCTCAAAGGAATAAGTATTTGCTTCAGTATGCTGAAAGCAGCTTTGTGTGGAAGTTACGTTAACTTCGGGGTGTTTAGATTGTACGGCGACGAAGCCCTTGACAATGCCCTCAATACATTCGTCAAACTATTACTTAGCATACCGCAAAGCGATTTGTTG GACTACCCTAAACTATCGGCTACATATTATGTGCTCCTCGAATGCCTAGCGCAGGATCATATGGCTTTTTTGTCAACACTGGAGCCCAGGGTATTCCTGTACATCTTATCATCGATCAGCGAAGGCCTTACGGCACTAG ACACTATGGTTTGCACTGGTTGCTGCGCAACGCTAGATCACATTGTGTCATACTTGTTCAAACAGCTGTATCAAAAAG CCGGCGTTTACCCTGGGAAAAAAAGTGCCTCGGTACCAGGTGGGGGCGAATTGTTTTTACAAGTTTTGGAACAGCACCCCGGAATTCTTCAGCAAATACTGAGCACAGTATTGAACGTTATAATGTTTGAAGATTGTAGAAACCAATGGAGTATGTCCAGACCCCTCTTGGGTTTAATACTCTTAAACGAAGAG TATTTCAACCAATTGCGACAGAACATAATTAGGAGTCAACCGGTTGACAAACAAGGTGCCATGGCGCAGTGGTTCGAAAACCTAATGGATGGTATCGAGAGAAATCTACTGACCAAAAATAGAGACAG GTTTACACAGAATCTATCAATGTTCAGGAGAGATATAAACGACTTTCTCAAGGGTCCCAATATGTCTGCAAATTCAGTCAGTGATATGATGACTTCGTAG